A window of Cottoperca gobio chromosome 16, fCotGob3.1, whole genome shotgun sequence contains these coding sequences:
- the LOC115021282 gene encoding 26S proteasome non-ATPase regulatory subunit 4-like — MGLESTMVCVDNSEYMRNGDFLPTRLQAQQDAVNIVCHSKTRTNPENNVGLITMANNCEVLTTLTPDTGRILSKLHAVQPRGNISFCTGIRVAHLALKHRQGKNHKMRIIAFVGSPVEDNEKELVKMAKRLKKEKVNVDIINFGEEEMNTEKLTAFINTLNGKEGAGSHLVTVPPGPSLADALLSSPILAGEGGAVLGLGAGDFEFGVDPSADPELALALRVSMEEQRQRQEDEARRAAVTSAAEAGIPSPAADESEDALLKMSVPQTESSTPALPDFSRMTEDEQIAYALQMSMQGEGAEFGAEDMDTGADIDSSKPKDEEDYDVMQDPEFLQSVLENLPGVDPNNEAIRSAMGSLASQSGSKTDTKKDEEKKK, encoded by the exons ATGGGGCTTGAAAGTACTATGGTCTG TGTGGACAACAGTGAGTACATGCGCAATGGAGACTTTCTGCCCACCAGGCTGCAGGCTCAGCAGGACGCAGTTAATATTGTTTGTCACTCCAAGACACGCACCAACCCTGAAAACAATGTGGGCCTCATCACCATGGCCAA TAACTGTGAGGTGTTGACCACACTCACTCCAGACACGGGTAGGATACTGTCAAAGCTGCATGCTGTGCAGCCTCGTGGAAACATCAGCTTCTGCACCGGCATCAGGGTGGCACAT ttggcgctgaaacacagacagggaAAAAACCACAAGATGCGCATTATTGCATTTGTTGGCAGCCCAGTGGAGGACAATGAAAAAGAA cTGGTCAAAATGGCAAAGCGTCTAAAGAAGGAAAAGGTCAATGTGGATATCATTAACTTTGGAGAGGAG GAGATGAACACAGAGAAGCTGACGGCCTTCATCAACACATTGAATGGTAAAGAGGGAGCCGGCTCTCACCTGGTCACAGTGCCTCCAGGCCCCAGTCTGGCTGATGCCCTGCTGTCCTCACCCATCCTGGCTGGAGAGGGAGGTGCAGTGTTGGGCCTGGGTGCAGGTGACTTTGAGTTTGGAGTGGATCCCAGTGCAGACCCAGAGCTGGCCTTG GCTCTGAGGGTGTCTATGGAGGAGCAGAGACAACGACAGGAGGATGAAGCTCGCAGAGCTGCTGTCACATCAGCTGCTGAAGCTGGGATTCCCTCTCCTGCTGCAGATG AGTCTGAGGATGCCCTGTTGAAGATGTCTGTTCCCCAAACAGAATCCTCCACACCTGCTCTCCCAGACTTCAGCCGCATGACAGAGGATGAACAGATCGCCTACGCGCTGCAGATGTCCATGCAGGGAGAAGGAGCAg AGTTTGGTGCTGAGGACATGGACACAGGAGCTGACATTGACTCCAGTAAGCCTAAG GATGAAGAGGACTACGATGTTATGCAGGATCCAGAGTTTCTTCAGAGCGTCCTGGAAAACCTTCCTGGAGTAGACCCTAACAACGAGGCCATTCGTAGCGCCATGGGCTCTCTGGCATCCCAGAGCGGCTCTAAAACAGACACCAAGAAGgatgaggaaaaaaagaaatga
- the LOC115021026 gene encoding C-reactive protein-like produces the protein MEKLFLLMVMFATCCAAPRDMSGKVFTFPRESKIDLVKLLTHKQSFNALTTCLRYQTDLSRNHVLMSLATPTKFNAFVLFKPELDNTMRMHALDGVADFKSLAIAPNTWHSMCATWSSATGLAQLWLDGKATIKKFIKTGALTGQPISVLGQEQDTYGGGYDINQSFIGMITEVHMWDTVIPSTEIKRYMAEQYVTPGNVFNWRALEFEITGQVLVEDMRDVK, from the exons atgGAGAAACTCTTTCTATTGATGGTGATGTTTGCAACATGTTGCGCAGCACCACGAG ATATGTCAGGCAAAGTGTTCACCTTCCCCAGGGAGAGCAAAATTGATCTTGTGAAACTCCTGACACATAAACAAAGCTTCAACGCTTTGACCACCTGTTTAAG ATACCAAACAGATCTCTCCAGGAACCACGTGCTCATGTCTTTGGCTACTCCCACAAAATTCAATGCATTCGTGCTCTTTAAGCCCGAACTCGACAACACCATGAGGATGCATGCTCTGGATGGGGTGGCAGACTTCAAGTCACTGGCAATTGCTCCAAACACCTGGCACTCTATGTGTGCCACCTGGAGCTCTGCCACTGGGTTGGCTCAGCTGTGGTTGGACGGCAAGGCGACCATCAAGAAATTCATCAAAACTGGAGCCCTCACTGGACAACCCATCTCCGTCCTGGGTCAAGAGCAGGACACCTATGGCGGGGGTTACGATATAAATCAATCATTCATTGGTATGATTACTGAAGTCCACATGTGGGACACCGTCATCCCCAGCACTGAGATCAAACGCTATATGGCTGAGCAGTACGTCACTCCAGGCAATGTGTTCAACTGGAGAGCCCTGGAGTTTGAAATCACAGGACAGGTTTTGGTGGAAGACATGCGTGATGTTAAGTaa